The stretch of DNA CGCGCCCGGTCGCGTCGCTTTGCTGCTTGCTTCACTTGCTTCAGCCGGGGGCGTGCGCCCGGTGGGCTGGCGAGGTGGAGCGAGGAGAGGATAGAGATGAGCAGGGCGGCGCGGATAACTACCTGGGTGAAAAGCCTGGATCAACCAGGAACGCACTGGGGAATGGGAGTGCCTGAACCAAGAGCGCCATGCTGTACTTGCTCCAGAGAGATACATACGTTGGTGGCTCGATGCTGGTTGAGATGTGCGACCGTACCAGAACAGCGACAGTCCATGCCATACAAGCCATGGTTTTCGGTTGTCTGGGCTTTTGTTGTTCTCATGTGGAACGGAACAGGCCGAATCTGGTTGCCTCTCCGGCCTATATACATGGTGGGCCGCACAAACATCCTGCATATTGGGGCGGCCTGTCAGCTGGCATTGGGCCATCTGGGCCCGGCCATGCGCGCTCTCTTTTGGCGGAGGGAGGTCCGTGCGTTCGGTCAGTTTGACCCTACTCAAACCGGAAATTTGACCCTACAGAATCTTGCGGCCAACTATTAGAttgatgacaaaaaaaaaaagattgatgACAGGCATGCATATTTTCCTTTAGAGACAAATACTTTCCGGATCGGAGCAGTGGCGGTCGGCACGTCTGTTGTTGCAGGACACACAGGGCCTGATTGGTTGCCCGGATGGAGCCTTGGCCAGGCCCGTGGGGTGCAAGGGTCCCCTGATTGGATGCCTGGTTGGGGTCTGCAGCCTGGCTGGCGGCATGCAATCCGAGCGCGCGGGCCAGGCTCCGGAGATACGAAAAATTCGGCCGTTTCTATAGACCCTGGCTGCCGTGATGCGCGTCGAGTGTGTGGATGGACTTCCATAGTTGTTGGCGTGCATGTGTTCTTCACTCATCAGGGTAACCAATCATCTTCTCTGTGTAGTCTGGCTCTACTGACACATGCATCCAAACACAATGCTGATGCATGCTCCCAGCCAGGCCACGGAGGGCCTGGATCTCTAATGCGAGCCAGGCCGGTGGGAGAAGACAACCAATCAGGCCCACAGCAACCGGGCAGCGGAAGGCCCTGTTTGGCGGGGCTCCACTAGCAGCTCCAAAACCAGCTCTGGCCGGAGCCTTGCCAAACGGTGGTTCTGGCACCAGCTCCAGGTCTGGAGCCCCTCGCGGCTTACACAGGCGAGGAGGAGCCATGAAAACGTGGCTCCATTCGGCTCCGTGGAGCTTCTCCATGCTGCCTACCCCTTTTGCCCCGCGCGTGCAGCAGGTGCAGGGGCCGGCGGAAGCTCGTGGCCGGCGGTCTGAGGCGCGGGCCGCAGGTGCAAGGGCCGACGGGAGCTtgtggaggcagcggcggccggcgggaggaGGCGTGGGCTGCGCGAGGAGGAGGCTCTGGCGGAGCTCGGGAGGTGGCAGCGCTTGCCAGTGGGAGGAGGGGtgggccggagccggagccggagcctgaGCCTGCCAAACAGCCGCGAAGTATCACATCAAACCGCGACCCTGCTGCGCTACATCTACATGCCTGCCTGCATCTCAGCATCTGGCTGTAGCTCTTCAGATTCCAGCAGCCAAGTTCGCAGCCGTTCCGACGGAACTCGTTTTTTCTCACAAACTCCCCAGTGCCTCAAAATTGACTCGTCCACCCGGACTCCGGGTTGGCGTGCGTTTCCGACGGCGCCAACCCAGTTCGCGATCGCTGGCCGGCCCAGCCAGCGGCACACGCCCACGCGCATGGACTTGTTTCGTTCGCTCAAGTCCGCCGCCCCAGGCCCCACGGCATAGATAAGTCCGCCCGCCAGAAAAGGTACACAGCCGACACCTCCGCAATCACCTTTGCACGCTCGCTCGTGCCGTGCGGCCCAAAATGGCACAAGCCAAGCATTCGCTGCCGGATTTCCCAATGTCCGAGCCGGTTCAGTTATGACGTACAGCATTTTGTCGTGTCGGCATACGCTAACATGTACTCCTTTTTTATCTTTGCGGCAAAAGTGGAGAAAATAATCGATTTGGCTGGTGAAGAAAACAGAGATCGATTGGGTATCATCCGAATTAGTTTATTTGGTTACATTTCTTTTGCATTGGTACATGTATGTTCactttctgcaaaacaaaaatgCAACAAGAAAACCGAAGGAAGAAAATCAATCAACGCCGAGTCAAAGCGAGAAGTAATCCGGTCAGATTTCTACAGCTTGCGCGCGTCGCCCTCTCATCAGTAGCCTCAGCACCCATCCATGTCCCTCCAGCCGAGGTAGACCAGGCCGGCGAGGTAGTGCGCGTAGGCGCCGGCGATGACGAGCACGTGGAACAGCTGGTGGCTGTGCCCCGCGAGGTCGAACCGCCCGGGCATCCACCGCTCGGGCACCCTGGTGGCGTACACCGCCACGCCGGCCAGGTTGCAGGCGCCCATGGCCATCTCGTACCCCGTCGTGACCACGGCCTCCGGGCGGTCACCGAACACGAGCACCTTGTGGACGATGGGCACCAGCCCCGACATGCCCATGCACGCGAACagccccgcgcgcgcccaccGCAGCTCCGGCCGCTCGAAGACCGGGAGCAGGGagacggccacggcggcggcgccggaggcggTGATGAAGCCGAGGTAGAGCGCCTGCGCCAAGGGGTCGCACAGGAAGGTGTAGTAGACGAGCGGgtagaaggaggtgacgatgagcCCCGTGATGCCGGCGTAGTCCAGGCGGAGGAGCACGTAGCAGGCGTGCTCCGAGTGGCACGCCAGCAGGTGGCACGCGCTGCTCATCAGCAGGCAGAACATGGCGCCGCACAGGTACGCGTAGAACGGCCACCGCGCCACGCGGTGCCCCGGTGCcgacagcgcggcggcggcggcggcttcggttTCGACGGACGCGTCGCGCAGCGCCTTCACTATTGTGCCCGCCACCGCTCCGTCGGCGCTGTAGTAGCTCGTCATCAGCACCACTGAGGCGTTGCCGGTGATGTTGGGCAGGCGGCCCGTGGACGTCGCCAGGTGAGAGTGAGACGCCTCGTACTCCAATGGCACCATCGTGGCGGCGCACGCGGTGAAcgcgaggaagacgaagaagccAATCAGATGCCTGATGAAGGAAATTACCAAGAAGTAAAACGTCAGTTCAAGCTAGTCAACCGCCGGCAGTTGATTATTGGTGCTCCCGACGAAGAACGATCTCTTACGTCCAGACGTTGATGGTCTCGTTGTGGATGGAGAAGGCGCTGAGGAGCGCCTCCTTGATCGGCCACTCGCTGCGGTAGTAGTCGACGATGAACTCGTTGTGCTTGAGGAACTCCGGGAGCTTGTCGTAGCTGACGAGCTCGCACCTCCGGCCGCAGCACTTGTCCGtggcgtcctcgccgccgcagtcGCCAACCTTGCGCCCCTTCATCAGGAGAGGAGATCTCATGGTCCTGGGCGCCACGGcatccatgccgccgccgctctggaCGGTGGTCGTCTTCTCCAGCGTCACCGTGGAAGCCATTGTTGGAGCTCAACTCTGGGACTTTGGAGTTCTCGCGCGCCACGTCTTGTAGCGCCACTTGACGAGGAGGTGTGTTTTGCATGTGGTTGCGCTAGCTTGCTTGTTGGGATATAAATAGGCCGGCGCGCGGCAGCcgttgtgtgcttgtgtgcgaGGTCGTTGGTGGTGTACGGGGACTCGGCGACCGATTGAACCGGTCCGATTAGTGGGACGGTCCAGTTTTTTGCGCGGGTTTAATCGGACCAGCAGAGCCGGGTTGCACGTTCGTCTGCTTCGGTGTACTACTACTACTTAGTCTACTACTAGTCAGTGCGCTGGGCTgacagctgctgctgctcaagctTGCCCAATTCCCCGCCCGTGCGAAATGAGAATTGTCTGGTCAGACAAGCAGAGTTCACCTTTGGAGGCCTGCCCCAAGAAGAAAATCATCAGGGCACAAAACCAGGCCGGAGACGCAGATCACGAAGCAGAGCCTCGTCCGAGAAGCCACGCTGCCAGTGCCCACTGTGTGTTCAAGTCAAGACCTTCGGACGCTTGACATTTGAAAGCAGCAACAATGGCCACTGGTCCGGCCAGCACACCAACTAACGTGAGACACAAAAATGGAACCACATGTTTTTGGGATGCCTCTCGTGACCTGGTCAAGGTAGCACCATCACCACCAGTGGGGCTGGGAGGTGGAGCCCGCCAGCGTGCCTAGGAATCGGGCACGGCTCCTTGCTTCTTGGAGAAAGGCCCCCCCGGCCCTGTGTTTCTCCGTTGCCGGTTGGCACACCGATGCGTCTTATGCGAGCTCGACGCGGGTCCGCATAAGACAAGGCGTGGGAACCCCAAGTGGCAGCACTTGTTGTTGCCGATAGTGAAAGGATTGGTTGGAACTTCGCTCATCGGTGGTGGAACAGGGTTCACCATTTCGTTTTTCGGTAGAATCCCGGTGATcggcggaaacggaattccgttccggaatttcggtgaatttcggCGGATTTCGgacgaaatttgttgaattttgaattttgaaacgaaatatatcgaaaaataccgaaatttcggatcccggtaactagcggaaacggaaaaaaaaaccgaaatttcggcgaaatttcgccgaaaagtTAAACCCTGTGGTGGAAGTGCTTGGTAGTACTCTCAGGGAGTgaactaaaaaaaagagagattgtTTAGTACTCTCAGTGAAGCTCTGGCGACCACTCAGACATGTCCCTTTGCGCTGACGATGATCTGTACTCGCCGGCGGGGGCAGAAGGGGCAGGTGGCATGTCCAACCGGTAGCGGCGGCTCGATCGAGGCCATGGTTAGCGGGCCGGAGTCGTGCGCCCGACCCCATATCAAGGTGGGCTACCGGGCCCGTTGTCGTCCCCCGCCGCCGACTTGACTTTTATCAAGACGGTGAGTTGGGCCTGAGGATCTTAAGTTTCTCCTCGCGGGCCGAGAACACAGCGGCGGCCTTTCCTCTGTTTCCGAGAAGCGCGCACCGCGGAGTTGAATTGAGTCCCAAATTCAGAGTCCAACCTGGAAGTCGCTTGCACGATTCAGCACCTATTTTATACGTTCCCGTGGATTCAAATCCTTATGGAATTATAGTTCAAGCACCTGTTTTATACGTTCCCAAAAATTTCAAGCGTGGTTCCAATGCCTGCAAGCAGCGCCACTCGTTCTCTCTGGCGGTCTGGCTCCTGCAGGTGCAGGCTGCAGGCGTCGTGTCAAGTTACCCTGCCACAGTGCTACTGTATCGGCACGCACTCCAGCTCAGCAGGTGGCGCTACTAATGCTACATGAGCCCACCGTACACGACAAGCCATATATACGGCCGTACGCGTCGCGTCCGGTACCTGTAATCTCGATCATGCATATATACACACAGGCGGTCGTGGCGGTGCCGGTACGAACCCCACCCCTGTTGGGTAAAAGATGACGACACGTACGTAGCGGAGGTATCCTTGTATAGCCAGCTAGCTGATGGTGTACGTACGTATACGAACCCCGGTACACGGTGCACGTACAGGGCATATCACAGCTGGGGCTCGATCTAGATCGAGACACGAGACAGGATGGGCGGTGCCAACAGCACCACCCAGCTGCATCGCATCACCGTTCACCGCGAAGAAATCGCGGGCGCACATGGAATGGAAGCCGTACGTTAGCGGCGCGGCGTCGATCGATCGGTCTCTCTCCGTGTGACACGGCTGGGAGGGAGCGATCCACGCAGGTCGGGTCGCGAGCACTCATGCCGTTTCTAACAAGTTGTCGATCCATGCATCATCCCAAGTAGATactcctagctagctagcatgcACGGACGACGCCTGGAGCCTTGTCCCGCGAATCCGTTACGGCCAGCCAGCTGGACCTGCCttttcatgcatgcatggataTCATCAGGATATCCTCTGACGACCGACGATTATTATCCGATCCTCCGATCCATCGcagaaaaataaaaggaaaatggaaaGAAAAAGGTTCTCATTTCCCGGCCCCGGTCGACGCACGTACGCGCGTAGATATGCGTACGCTAGCGGAGTATTCCAACCAGACGCATAGGAAAGCTCCAGAACGTGGGCGGCTAGAGAATTTGGCGACAGCGAGAGGAGCGTGCATGTATCTCCTGCCGACCGATGGCATTATTTGATCGAGATATTTTTCCCCCAACAATCGGGTAGCAGAAGCTATATAGCGCTAGCGGACACTAGATACAAGTCGACATGTGAGCTTTACGTATCAGCGCTAAAAGCTCATGATTGTGCTTTATTTGGTGCTGCCTGTGGCGAGAACGAAATATCTTCAAGCTCTTTTTTTTCGTTCTTTTTCTTTGTTATTTGGTTTTGTTATTACCGTCGGTATATGAATTACTGTATGTATGACGTACCACATTTCTCACCAGGTCACGTGTACACTCGGTACAGTGTTATTACTATCATGGACGCCACGGTACATAGGCGCAGGGTTCACCGAACCGctcggaaccggaccggttaccgcggttaccggtctaaccggcccggactggttccggttccgggcggttagaaaccggcccaaattcaaattttaaatttgaattcgaaaaaatgaaaaattccaaaaaattcttaaaaatacttcaagttgcgacgaatctaatggtgtcaatttttttcaaatattcattcatttagtatactttgcgagcatttgaagttaaacaaaaaaaacatgcatacaaaaatatacaaatacaatgtaaaagtagtacaaaaaagagttggagggttcatttaggctaaaacatattatacaaacattcatttagtatactttgcgggcatttgaatttaaactaaaaaagaaaaaaaattgaatttagactaaaccggccggtaaccggtcaaaccggaccggtaaaccggtctaaccggccggttagatgttcgaaaccggtataactacgggttttgaattcaaatttgagtttgaccggtttcaaccggtaaccggtccaaccggtccggtaaaccagaaccggtggccggcggttagCTCCCGGCGGTCGGATAAAAAAACCCTGCATAGGCGTCGATTATTGTCGTCGCGTGCAAGTGGCAACTCAGATCACGCAGAGGACGCACCGCTACACAGTCCATTTGATGGATGAATGCCACGCTGCATCTACTGACTAAGCACTGTGGATATCCAAGATGTGTATGTATAGCGGCAAATTAAAGATGCAAAACAGCATAATATATAGGGAACGTATCAGGTGTAAACCAACCTCttcgtgcaaactatggaaacttcaatctgagtcattggatcaacatccaagaggTATGGAGGAttgattaattttataatttggACCCGctcttggattgggtaatcacacttttgcaaattccccctcccacctctctgcgcCCCTCTCTTTGGATGTTAATCTAATGGCTTAGATTGAAATTTCCATAGTTTGCAGAGGTAATCCAAGAGGTTAGTTTGTACATGATATGATATGTTCCCTAATATACAAGGCTGGCGTCGAGTCTATTATTACACGTACGTAGCTCGGGATCGGATCGAGAGGACCACCTGATGATCCGTTGCAGCTAGCCCCTGTCAGTACCGTTGCCATTTCGATCATCACTTGCTGGCTCCTGTTTTggctcgcgcgcgcgcgagTGGTCTGACTCCGACGAATGCCCCTTTCCGACCGCCATCAGATAGTTAGCTTATAGTAGCAACTAACTAGCTAGTATTATTTCAGAATAAGAGATCAGCACGAAGGACGACGAGTTGTTCATGTGGCGCGCGACTGGCAATGGATCGGAGCGAGCCCATGAGAAAACGAAGGCAGATATACCCGTACTACTCATACGTGCACGTACGGGAATCGGCCAAGAATCCCGGTCTCGGAATACCACTTCCTGGTTGTAATATTAATTAACTTGTTTACATAATTAATTATATGATTGCATGATCGCTACAAATTAAAGCGGTCAGGCAACAAGCACACGGCCATGATGAGATTCACGATCAATCGACGTGGCGAGCTACCAGACGGTAGCGGATATCTTTGCGATATTTATGCTTCGCTGGCATGCATATATATACTTATCTGATGGCTGCTCCACACACATTGCGATCAAGCAGACGTAGACTATCGCTTTGCCCCCCAACCGAGTAACCACTTGCTGGTGACCGGCGAGCAACTCTGGTAGGAAGAGCAAATGTGCTGCCATATTGTAACgaatatggcaccatttatgccatttcgagtgattttggtgatcgaatgacaacacaacacttggactaatatgattgttaagatgatcattctcaggcttttaggttcaagtgatgacaaagagaaagagaaaataggc from Panicum virgatum strain AP13 chromosome 9K, P.virgatum_v5, whole genome shotgun sequence encodes:
- the LOC120648873 gene encoding heptahelical transmembrane protein 4-like, whose protein sequence is MASTVTLEKTTTVQSGGGMDAVAPRTMRSPLLMKGRKVGDCGGEDATDKCCGRRCELVSYDKLPEFLKHNEFIVDYYRSEWPIKEALLSAFSIHNETINVWTHLIGFFVFLAFTACAATMVPLEYEASHSHLATSTGRLPNITGNASVVLMTSYYSADGAVAGTIVKALRDASVETEAAAAAALSAPGHRVARWPFYAYLCGAMFCLLMSSACHLLACHSEHACYVLLRLDYAGITGLIVTSFYPLVYYTFLCDPLAQALYLGFITASGAAAVAVSLLPVFERPELRWARAGLFACMGMSGLVPIVHKVLVFGDRPEAVVTTGYEMAMGACNLAGVAVYATRVPERWMPGRFDLAGHSHQLFHVLVIAGAYAHYLAGLVYLGWRDMDGC